One Channa argus isolate prfri chromosome 15, Channa argus male v1.0, whole genome shotgun sequence DNA segment encodes these proteins:
- the c1ql1l2 gene encoding C1q-related factor → MLVLVLVVLIPVLVSSVGTDASHYEMLGTCRMVCDPYMNKGTPASSTSSTGLQAEAEALSDHSNVLPPSTLLQGPQGKPGRPGKPGPPGPPGEPGPPGPAGPPGDRGDQGRTGILGLGGTGAISTATYSTVPRVAFYAGLKNPHEGYEILKFDDVVTNLGNNYDGISGKFICSIPGTYFFIYHVLMRGGDGTSMWADLCKNGQVRASAIAQDADQNYDYASNSVILHLDAGDEVYIKLDGGKAHGGNNNKYSTFSGFILYAD, encoded by the exons ATGCTGGTCCTGGTGCTGGTGGTCCTCATCCCCGTGCTCGTCAGCTCTGTGGGTACAGATGCCAGCCACTATGAGATGCTGGGCACCTGCCGTATGGTGTGCGACCCCTACATGAACAAGGGCACTCCAGCCAGCAGCACCAGCTCCACCGGTCTccaggctgaggctgaggcgTTGAGCGACCATAGCAACGTACTTCCACCCTCTACCTTACTGCAGGGGCCGCAGGGGAAGCCTGGCCGGCCAGGCAAGCCCGGACCACCTGGACCACCAGGAGAACCGGGGCCACCAGGGCCAGCTGGGCCTCCTGGTGACAGAGGGGATCAGGGAAGGACTGGGATTTTGGGCCTGGGGGGGACCGGAGCTATAAGCACGGCGACTTACAGCACAGTGCCTCGAGTGGCCTTTTATGCAGGGCTTAAGAACCCCCACGAAGGCTACGAGATCCTTAAGTTTGACGATGTGGTCACCAACCTGGGCAACAACTATGATGGCATTTCGGGCAAGTTCATCTGCAGCATCCCGGGCACTTACTTCTTCATCTACCATGTGCTGATGAGAGGAGGGGATGGCACCAGCATGTGGGCAGACCTCTGCAAGAATGGCCAG GTTCGTGCCAGTGCCATCGCCCAAGACGCTGACCAGAACTATGACTATGCCTCCAACAGCGTCATCCTCCATCTGGATGCTGGCGACGAGGTTTACATCAAACTGGACGGAGGCAAAGCCCATGGAGGAAACAACAACAAGTACAGCACCTTCTCTGGGTTCATCCTCTATGCAGACTGA